The following is a genomic window from Platichthys flesus chromosome 13, fPlaFle2.1, whole genome shotgun sequence.
atgatataaaaacaggctgagacgtcatgattgacagctgacactgactcctgactGGTCGAGCATGTGAATGGGTGGGTCCTCGATACCACTCGACGATCACGACTGTTATTGacgtcatcaccacaagatggaAGCGTAGATATTTTAGCTTGGTGTgcggaggaagtggagacgtgtaaAGATCAGAGGTGAACTTCACTGAGACGTATTGTTCTGCTCACGATTCAGAACTCACGAACAGTTTGTGAACATGTTTCCTGCAGATTGACAACTACAATATTCTCAGTGTTATGTTCAGAATATAAAAATAGGAACTTGAGTTAAGAAAATGAatcttaatttgttttattcagacATACAGATAGATTAAAATAGATCTGGAGCTTCTCTACCTCACGTGGACGCTAACGCTcgagcagcagctcctcgtgCTTTTTCAACGAACACTGAATTGAATCAACTCTGATGAAACGCCGCTCGGCTGACGTCTGAGTTTCTGTTCTTCATCTCGCTGCCTCAaagggattttttgttttttgcagttGAAGTGAAGCTGACCACAACTTCCTTTCAGCTCGCTGCAGAGGTTTaacttctccttcctcctgcaggcCTCGCTGCCGCTCTAACTGCTCGTATCACATTGTTGGTGCCAAGCTGCACAAAGTCAAACGACACGAAGTTAAAGAACATGAGCGATGAAGGTTTTTAAGTTTGTGCATTTGACTCGGTTTGTTTGATGCAGATCTGTGAGCAGCAGAAGGTTGAGAAAACTCTTTGATGAGGAAACATCTGAACAATCGTTCATGAAACAacagtttctctctttgtctcttcttcctccgtctcGACACAAACAAGAATTAAAAGTAAGAattgtctcatgtctctgtgtTGCCTTCAGGGAACACCGGCTTGGATCAGACCTGAAGTCAGATGTCTTTACCTGGGAGGTGAGGAGGCCGCTGAGCTGTGGGTATCAGTCTTCTTTCTGtccgtgtctctgtctctgtctgtctccctcgtCTCGGTCGTCCTTCTGGCTGCTGAGCTGATCGACAGGCACCGAGAGCAGGGCGACAGCTCATGTATTCAAATCTACGAGGAAGGAAGTGACACGCAACACCTCAGAAACAGGAATGACAGATGATTTGTCTTTATATGGCAATGACACAGGCTGCTGTCGGGGTGACCCCCGCACTGAAGGAGGGTCCACTTCCCATCAATCCACCAATCTGATGACGTGATCCACTCAGTGGTCATTTATTcacaatatataaaatgataTGGTCTCTTTCAGTTTCAGCTGATGGGATCCAGCTCCAGCTCACAAGTAGTTTTTAAATGTAGCCTCATcaaatacattattaataaCTGAGGTTAGTGTTAGGATTTTACATAAATTACACATacatcaaatatttgtttttaaggtCTTTTAATTTggcatattttttcatttatatatattcagtatgtgtgtgtatattattACTAGGAGTGTTGTCatacatatataaatgaaaGAGGACTGGATATGAATAATCTTATGACGTAGAAGTAAAACAATTCTAATTATCTTTAATTCCATATACGGATAAATGTGGTTAAAGTGAAATAGCAGAAGAGACAAATAATCTGGTTGTTAAAGAAGTTTAAACATTTACTTCATCTGGATTAATTAAGATTATTGTTGCTCTAAATTAAtaccttcttctttttcttcttcttcctgtttattGGCAGTTGGCAAACCAGCTTCCAGGCCCATTACCGCCACCCTCTGGACGAACTGTGTAGCAGTAGATTGGCAGtaattgatttaaatgattttccTGTTTCTCTTAAATACTTGATTAGACgatgaagtttattttttatgtctTAACTAACGAATTGTTTGGATTAACTGAAGTtgtaataaataaagaaaaatcacgTGTCGCCGACCTATGTGTAAACaaactctcagccaatcagagcgagGCCTGCGGGTCAGTTGTGACGTCGTCCGTAGTGTTATAAAGATGGCggatcttcatcatcatcatgttcatcatcatctgtgtttctgtgatttcatgAGGTCAGTTTCTCCGGTGTCTGTCCCCGGTGTGAcatcctgtgtgtctgtctccggTGTCTGTCCCCAGTGTGAAGGTGTCTGTCCCCGGTAGGACATCCTGTGTGTCCCCGGTGTCTGTCCCCGGTACGACATCCTGTGTGTCCCCGGTGTCTGTCCCCGGTACGACATCCTGTGTGTCCCCGGTGTGACGGTCGTGTGTCCATCCCCCCGCAGGTTGCTGTGGTCCCTGGCGGCTCCCTGCGCCCTCCTCACCCTGGTCCTCACCCTGGTCCTcggcctgctgctgctcgggCTCCGCTTGTGGCTCCAGAGCCGCcggaggagccggaggaggaagagccgGGCGGAGGGCGGCGGCGGCCCGGCGGTGGCCTTCTTCCACCCGGACTGCAGCGCCGGAGGAGGCGGGGAGCGGGTCCTGTGGAGCTCGCTGAGGGTCCTCATGCTCCGGTACAGTCTCCATCAGACACGTTACACCGGGGAACACAGTCTGTGGACACTGGACATATACTTCAGTGTTAAAGTACATGAAAGAAGTACTGAGATACTCTAAACATCCTAATACCACAGAGTAAAAATACTCCATCACAAGTTAAAGTACTGATACCACAGAGTAAAAATACTCCATCATAGGTTAAAGTACTGATACCACAGAGTAAAATACTCCATCACAGGTTAAAGTACTGATACCACAGAGTAAACATTCTCCATCACAAGTTAAAGAACTGACACCACAGAGTAAAAATACTCCATCACAAGTTAAAGTACTGATACCACAGAGTAAAAATACTCCATCATAGGTTAAAGTACTGACACCACAGAGTAAAATACTCCATCACAGGTTAAAGTACTGACACCACAGAGTAAAAATACTCCATCATAGGTTAAAGTACTGATACCCCAGAGTAAAAATACTCCATCATAGGTTAAAGTACTGATACCCCAGAGTAAAAATACTCCATCACAGGTTAAAGTACTGACACCACAGAGTAAAAATACTCCATCACAGTTTAAAGTACTGACACCACAGAGTAAAAATACTCCATCACAGGTTAAAGTACTGACACCACAGAGTAAAAATACTCCATCACAAGTTAAAGTACTGATACCACAGAGTAAAAATACTCCATCATAGGTTAAAGTACTGATACCCCAGAGTAAAAATACTCCATCATAGGTTAAAGTACTGATACCCCAGAGTAAAAATACTCCATCACAGGTTAAAGTACTGACACCACAGAGTAAAAATACTCCATCACAGTTTAAAGTACTGACACCACAGAGTAAAAATACTCCATCACAGTTTAAAGTACTGACACCACAGAGTAAAAATACTCCATCACAGGTTAAAGTACTGACACCACAGAGTAAAAATACTCCATCATAGGTTAAAGTACTGACACCACAAACCGATCAGAATCTGAGCCTGAACGTGATGCTCCGCctcctgatgtcacttcctgctgttAACGTAACAAACTAAAAGCACCTGTAACCTGAGCTCAtgttgtcctctgtcctcccagGTTCCCTGACGTGTCCTTCGTGGTTTACGCTGCTGATCAGGGAGTGGCCGCTGAACAGATTCTGGAGGGAGTCCGACAGCGTTTCAGTGTCACGCTGCCTCGACCAATCACCTTCATCTTCCTGCGTCACGGCGCGCTGGTGGAGGCGACCTCTTACCCTCACTTCACTCTGCTGGGCCAGAGCGCCGGCTCCATGCTGCTCGGTGACAAGTCCAGGAAGAACCAGAGTGTTGCAGGAAATATGAAATCTTTGTTTATAATGTTTCTGAgagttgtgtttgtctctctttgtgtgtctgtctgtgtgtgtgtgttaggctgGGAGGCTCTGACGGCCTTTGTTCCTGACCTCTACGTGGACTCGATGGGCTTCGCCTTCACGCTGCCGATCTTCCGCTACCTCGGCGGCTGCGCGGTGGCGTGCTACGTCCACTTTCCCACCGTCAGCACGGACATGTTGTCTGTGGTCAGAGAGCCGAACCCCAGGTAACACCAGCCTGGTGTCGCTACACTTCCTGcttacatcacatgaccagtggaTGTGAAAAGTGTCAGTGTGGGCGTGACCTAACCCCCGTCCTCCAATCACAGCTGAGGATTCAGGTTCCCCTCTCACACTAAAACGTCAGCCTGGTGCTCgaagatgaaaacacagctaataaatgtcttcttcttcttcttcttcttcttcttcttcttcttcttcttcttcttcttcttcttcttcttcttcttcgtcttcttcttcttcgtcttcgtcttcgtcttcgtcttcgtcttcttcttcgtctgtCCAGGTCCAACCCAGCCTTCCTCTCCCGGAGCCCGGTGCTGGGTGCGGTGAAGCTGGTGTACTACGGCTGCTTCGCTCTGCTCTACGGTCTGGCCGGCTCCTGCAGCCACGTCATCATGGTGAACTCCACCTGGACGCTGGGACACATCCTGGCCCTGTGGCGCTCTCCCAGCCGGACCAGCGTCGTCTACCCGCCCTGCGACGTCAGGGCTTTCCTGGACGTACCGCTGGAggacgaggtggaggagggcTGGGTGGAGCTGGGGGAGGAGCTGgtgagtggagaggaggaggggggggggaggaagtgtCAGTCTGTGGTGTCAGTGGCTCAGTTCCGGCCGGAGAAGGACCACAGGCTGCAGATCCAAGCGTTTAGCAAACTGTTGGACAGGAAAGGGGAGGGGCCTGGGGGCAGGGAGTCCCTGCGGCTCGTGCTGATTGGTGGATGCAGGAaccaggaggacgaggacagggTGCTGATGCTGCGGGGGTTCTGTGAGGAGCTGGGCGTGTCCGACCGGGTCGACTTCAAACTGAACGTCCCgtttgaggagctgcagcgggaGCTGGTGAGCGCCACCATCGGCCTGCACACCATGCGGAACGAGCACTTTGGCATCGGTGAGAATCGAACCCGTGATCCTCAAACGTCACATCAGTGAACCAGACCCAGGATTctgttaaaaaactaaaacaaataattGGTCGACAAACTTTGTTACAAATTTACATATGAATGAACTTATCTAGAATATTAACATTGACCTGgatcttttcagtttttcatccAACACAATAAATAAGATGTTGACACGTAAACAAGCACAAAAACAACGAAGCTCTTTAAGACAGACGCTCCCAAGAGTGAAGCCCAAGTGtttggatcgccccctggtggctggctgcagtaaaggtcactTTAGGTgataattagttatttgaatATATGTAACGTGCTGTGAGTCTAAAtcatgtttgacctttgacctttgtatTGTGAGGTCAGGATTGTCGATCTGATtccgtccctctgtcctcaggtgtggTGGAGTGCATGGCTGCAGGCACCATTGTGCTCGCCCACAAGTCCGGAGGTCCAGAGCTGGACATAGTGGTGCCGTACGAGGGGGGACAGACGGGGTTCCTGGCCGACAGCGAGGACAGCTATGCCGCCGCCATGGAGACCATCCTGGCGCTGGCCCCAGCAGACAAACTGGAGATCCGGCGAAACGCCCGGCGCTCGGTGGAGCGCTTCTCCAACCGGGAGTTTGAGGCTTGTTTCCTCGCTGCTATGGAGCCTCTGCTGAGTAAACTGGAGCGATGAGGAGGAGCCAACGTGGCCTGTTGGTGTCCACTGGTGTCCACTGGTGTCCACTGGTGTCCACTGGTGTCCACCAAGGGGCAGCTCTtcatttgttctgtttcttAGGGTGAGGATTAAAACAGACCAGGCTTCCAACTCTGCCAATAAACTTTGACATGTTGTCTCATCCCcattaaaacaaatagaaaaggACGTTGACATGTTAGGACGAGTCCCTGCTGGACACTCTGAGATTAAACTTCTGATCCACTGTGATAAGTCAAGAGAAATCAGAACAACACAGGACGTCAGCAGTGAAACACGACGATCAGAGACGATGGAATTCAACCAGCAGCCTTGAAAGCACTTAGTGAAGTCAAGTGATGTTTGACTGTCACTCTCTGCTGATTGGTTAAcacaggggtcttcaacgtttttcaggccaaggactccaaaactggtggagagatggagcagttaccccctactatatatatatattgtataaaattgtgttttatattaaactgggcctagtgccatgtataaatatagctaccctgttattgtgcattcaatactaaactatattaaattaaattaaatttgtttttaaaataaagaaaaaattgtctaatcaaccaaagatttcgcgaccccccctgcagtacctccgcggaccccctaggggtcgtgGAACCCCCTATTGAAGACCTCTGGGTTAACAGGTCATCAGGTGAGGTTCAGGCTTCACTGACATCAGTCTTGTTTTAAAGTCACTGTGAATAATCAGTCACCTGAAAGAGCAGCTGTGCtaataaatgattatttaaacaaggccaaaaatataaaacaattgaTGATTCCAGCTTCATAAACCTGCTCCacgttagcagacgggacacgGCCCAAACTAGATattcaataaatgtttgtaaagatgctcctgattggttgagaaTGTGTATGGGAGGGACCTCGATACCCCGGCTCCACCCCACGATCAATAGAGCGCTGGCTCCGACTGTAGATGATGTCAtaaccacaagatggcagcgtggAAACATGtcctcatctttatttacaatctataGTCtcacattataatttttttcaagacttgtaaaaacaaaacatgtattGACATCATTTCTGCATTATaccaacaaagaaaataatggataattattgattaaataatttaacattATAATCAGTAGCAGCTTTATTGTGAAGGAGATTGATGTCGGGTGATGGAGAAACTGAGTAATGGGTTAATTATAAGAAGCTTTATTTTGCAGGAGCCGTTTCTAATGATGTTCTGGTTTCACTGAGAATAAGAAATCCTGTAATAGATACACGACTAGAACTAGATGAACTAGTTATGTGCAGTGTAATTTGAATTAAGGCAGAGTTAGAGTTTAAACTCTGAGAAGCaatcattttacatttactgtgactcatcatatttaaaatatattcaaaccTATTCCAAAATGTGAAGACTTGTTTATTCTGCCTGGACGTATGAAAAGTGCTGCGTCCATTTCAAAGCATGAAGCCGTCACTGCTCACCTACTCCCATGTGTGCTTTGCCTTAGCATGGttgttaagcaatacatccactagagggcagagcTGAGTGTCTGACCACACCAAGCGTTTTATGGTTGTCTTGTTTGATCTGGATcgctcatcacacacacacacacacacacacacacacacacacacacgcacgcacgcacgcacgcacgcacgcacgcacgcacgcacgcacacacacacacacacacacacacacagagctgcttcaGGAAACATTTGActggaaactaaatattttgAGTTGTTTAAAGATTGATGTGtcagcaggaagcagctgagCGCTGGTGATCAGCAGGATGTGAAATCCTCTTTCACAACCGCTTGACGAGTCCGGTTGTCTGAGGCTGTGTATCTACAGACGTGTGATCCTTCTCCTGGGACTCAGGTTCTCTGGCCTCGGACAAAACCACCTGTTGAGGGTCTGCTGCACTCGCTGCAGACCCGTCCTCGCCATCGTCCCCCACTGTCTCTGAGCTGTCTGTCCCGTCCGAGCTCCCGTCCTCCATGACGAACAGGTTGTTCATGGAGTCGGCCACCGCTTCTCTCAGTTCGTCCTCCGACTCCTCAAAGTTCCTGAGGAAAATCACAGATGAAACTGAGACAAAAAGTCCAGATCTTGGGTTCTTCACCTTTCAGAAGGTCAGAGACtcagtgaagctgctgaatCAATtcatgaatcaatcaatcaataaatgaatgaatcctGTTCGTTGAACTATTCAATCAACAACCGATTCTTTTTGATGGTTCAATTATAGTTTAATTGACTTTTTGATCAATTATCAGCTCTTCTCTCTGGATGTGAAAGAAACGAGACGTAAACGTTGACTCACGTGTCTTCGTCGTCTGACCTCGGCTCCAGTCGCTCTTCATCCATCTCCACATCagagtcctcctcctcttcctccttctcctgcttctcttctgtatcgtcctctctcttctccttctcttcttcatcctctggcTCTAGATCTGAGATTACAGAATCCTCAGTGTGACTTCACTttaataaatctgattaaacaTCTTCACTTTGTCCCGTCGCACTCGTGATGTCCCTGATGTGTCTCACCTGTGGTCCCTGAGTCCAGAGTGGACGAAGCAAGTTCAGCCTGACCGAGAGCG
Proteins encoded in this region:
- the LOC133967032 gene encoding GDP-Man:Man(3)GlcNAc(2)-PP-Dol alpha-1,2-mannosyltransferase-like isoform X2; its protein translation is MADLHHHHVHHHLCFCDFMRLLWSLAAPCALLTLVLTLVLGLLLLGLRLWLQSRRRSRRRKSRAEGGGGPAVAFFHPDCSAGGGGERVLWSSLRVLMLRFPDVSFVVYAADQGVAAEQILEGVRQRFSVTLPRPITFIFLRHGALVEATSYPHFTLLGQSAGSMLLGWEALTAFVPDLYVDSMGFAFTLPIFRYLGGCAVACYVHFPTVSTDMLSVVREPNPRSNPAFLSRSPVLGAVKLVYYGCFALLYGLAGSCSHVIMVNSTWTLGHILALWRSPSRTSVVYPPCDVRAFLDVPLEDEVEEGWVELGEELVSGEEEGGGRKCQSVVSVAQFRPEKDHRLQIQAFSKLLDRKGEGPGGRESLRLVLIGGCRNQEDEDRVLMLRGFCEELGVSDRVDFKLNVPFEELQRELVSATIGLHTMRNEHFGIGVVECMAAGTIVLAHKSGGPELDIVVPYEGGQTGFLADSEDSYAAAMETILALAPADKLEIRRNARRSVERFSNREFEACFLAAMEPLLSKLER
- the LOC133967032 gene encoding GDP-Man:Man(3)GlcNAc(2)-PP-Dol alpha-1,2-mannosyltransferase-like isoform X1; amino-acid sequence: MADLHHHHVHHHLCFCDFMRLLWSLAAPCALLTLVLTLVLGLLLLGLRLWLQSRRRSRRRKSRAEGGGGPAVAFFHPDCSAGGGGERVLWSSLRVLMLRFPDVSFVVYAADQGVAAEQILEGVRQRFSVTLPRPITFIFLRHGALVEATSYPHFTLLGQSAGSMLLGDKSRKNQSVAGNMKSLFIMFLRVVFVSLCVSVCVCVLGWEALTAFVPDLYVDSMGFAFTLPIFRYLGGCAVACYVHFPTVSTDMLSVVREPNPRSNPAFLSRSPVLGAVKLVYYGCFALLYGLAGSCSHVIMVNSTWTLGHILALWRSPSRTSVVYPPCDVRAFLDVPLEDEVEEGWVELGEELVSGEEEGGGRKCQSVVSVAQFRPEKDHRLQIQAFSKLLDRKGEGPGGRESLRLVLIGGCRNQEDEDRVLMLRGFCEELGVSDRVDFKLNVPFEELQRELVSATIGLHTMRNEHFGIGVVECMAAGTIVLAHKSGGPELDIVVPYEGGQTGFLADSEDSYAAAMETILALAPADKLEIRRNARRSVERFSNREFEACFLAAMEPLLSKLER